The Phaeodactylum tricornutum CCAP 1055/1 chromosome 8, whole genome shotgun sequence genome has a window encoding:
- a CDS encoding predicted protein has product MHRCLTQLIGFLTVFQADSFVTQSQPIGLMTTAFRPDHPLTVTVRLFGGKTEEEKESGEKTHSSKGILDFIFNPYETKIPKELEKEIYQAEGNTVAAQDRTKRVGLYAVVAFSGILLAFFNGFITELRNGPTPDGIPFALDDAGFAWVESNLLTRFLFMNKVGGGVCLVGGAAFGLLAEAEFDTRRTNAEKIWEEMQRRREGKTKKVAPRKKKRRSGKESKRLGAIAEVAFQEREGSAAVEVSAVPKAKKSTDGDIDEQQPRGNTEVSGVASEEDIGVFGALKGFYEKADKMAASQALLLNKQLEEKGLLEKITDESGLKVIGKDEAAKLKSAKTEGDASNKKDGKS; this is encoded by the coding sequence ATGCATCGTTGCCTTACCCAGCTGATCGGATTCTTGACAGTGTTTCAAGCCGATTCATTTGTTACTCAGAGCCAACCGATCGGGTTGATGACAACCGCCTTTCGACCCGATCATCCTCTGACCGTAACTGTCCGTTTATTTGGGGGGAAAACCGAAGAAGAGAAGGAAAGTGGAGAGAAGACACATTCCTCCAAAGGAATTCTCGACTTTATTTTTAATCCATACGAAACCAAGATTCCCAAAGAACTCGAGAAAGAAATCTATCAGGCGGAAGGAAATACAGTCGCCGCTCAGGATCGCACAAAGCGAGTTGGGCTGTACGCTGTCGTGGCTTTTTCGGGTATACTTCTCGCGTTCTTCAACGGATTCATTACGGAGCTCCGCAATGGACCTACGCCAGACGGGATTCCCTTCGCATTAGACGATGCAGGTTTTGCATGGGTCGAATCGAATCTCTTGACACGATTTTTATTCATGAACAAGGTTGGAGGAGGCGTTTGCCTTGTAGGCGGTGCTGCCTTTGGGTTGCTAGCTGAAGCGGAATTCGATACGCGCCGAACAAATGCCGAGAAAATTTGGGAAGAAATGCAAAGGCGCCGCGAAGGAAAAACGAAGAAGGTAGCgccaagaaagaagaagcgcaGATCTGGAAAAGAGTCAAAGCGTCTGGGAGCAATTGCAGAAGTTGCCTTTCAGGAAAGAGAGGGATCCGCAGCTGTCGAAGTCTCAGCAgtaccaaaagcaaaaaaaagTACAGATGGTGATATCGATGAGCAGCAGCCTAGGGGAAACACAGAAGTGAGTGGAGTCGCGTCTGAAGAAGATATTGGAGTATTTGGAGCTCTCAAAGGATTTTACGAAAAAGCGGATAAGATGGCTGCGTCCCAAGCCCTGCTGCTGAATAAGCAATTAGAAGAGAAAGGTCTGCTAGAGAAAATTACGGACGAAAGTGGATTGAAAGTTATCGGAAAAGACGAGGCAGCAAAGTTGAAGTCTGCCAAAACTGAAGGAGATGCatcaaacaagaaagacgGGAAATCCTAA
- a CDS encoding predicted protein, translating into MSESAEMPLELPPTDMLYMTYEGNWLTECTAKVLSVSAHNPGEDESVAPLAICLDRTVMHAQGGGQPTDVGRLEITATGVSVDVSKVLIDRETGVATHFGTLSGKTPPRVGDAVTVKLNVSQRRILSECHTAGHVVDSAMARCGKLMEPTKAYHFLDGPYVEYKGSVPIEERDSVLQELQEAFCQLVDEGFDTKIDILSKEEADELCNRQAQNFDVNLFADKRTQQIRVVTVAGFPCPCGGTHVRSTTELKQGRWGITGLKSKKGVVRVKYGRTSSS; encoded by the coding sequence ATGAGCGAAAGTGCAGAAATGCCACTCGAATTGCCACCGACGGATATGCTATACATGACGTATGAAGGAAACTGGCTGACAGAATGTACCGCAAAGGTTTTGTCTGTGAGCGCGCACAACCCTGGTGAAGACGAGAGTGTTGCTCCCTTGGCTATCTGTCTGGATCGGACCGTCATGCACGCCCAAGGGGGAGGGCAACCAACCGATGTCGGCCGTCTCGAAATAACCGCGACGGGAGTGAGCGTCGACGTATCAAAGGTTTTGATTGACAGAGAAACTGGTGTAGCGACGCATTTTGGGACGCTTAGCGGAAAAACGCCTCCTCGAGTTGGAGATGCGGTCACAGTGAAGCTCAACGTCAGCCAACGAAGGATTCTCTCGGAATGCCATACAGCAGGGCACGTGGTCGACTCGGCAATGGCCCGTTGCGGTAAATTGATGGAGCCGACCAAAGCCTATCACTTCCTTGATGGGCCATACGTGGAATACAAAGGCTCCGTCCCGATTGAAGAGCGCGACAGCGTTTTGCAAGAGTTACAGGAAGCGTTTTGCCAACTAGTCGACGAAGGCTTTGATACAAAGATTGATATTTTGTCAAAAGAAGAGGCAGATGAGTTGTGTAATCGTCAAGCTCAAAACTTTGATGTAAATCTGTTTGCTGACAAACGTACGCAACAAATTCGTGTTGTGACAGTCGCCGGATTTCCTTGTCCTTGTGGAGGAACCCACGTCCGATCCACTACTGAGCTGAAACAAGGCCGGTGGGGAATCACTGGCctcaaaagcaaaaagggtgTGGTTCGAGTTAAATACGGAAGGACATCATCCTCGTAA